The following nucleotide sequence is from Rhodothermus sp..
AGCGCCTGTACCAGTCCGATCCCGTCCAGCTTGGGCATGTTCAGGTCGGTAATCACCAGGTCGACAGGAACCTGGGCAATTTTTTCCAGTGCTTCCAGGCCGTCGCACGCCGTCAGCACCGTAAGCCCCTGCGCCCGCAGGGCGAAGGTGATAAACTTGCGCGCGGTGCTTGAGTCGTCGACGACCAGAACCGTCTTAGCCATGGCGTTGCGTATTGCTTTCAGCAGCTTCGCCTTCTTTGCGATATACAATGGTCTTGCCAAAACGCACCGGTTGGAAGGCCTGGCTAATGCCGTAGAGCGTTTCTGAGAATCCAATGAACAGATAGCCACCTGGTACCAGACTTCGGTAAAAACACTGCACCACGCGGCGTTTCATATTATCGTCGAAATAGATCAGAACATTAGCGCAGATGATTAAATCGAAATGCCGCATGGCATTCATAGCCGCTGTATCGGCCAGGTTAAGTACCTGGAAGCGTACCATTTTGCGAATTTCTTCGCGGAGTTGATAGCGATTGCCCCGGCGGATGAAATAACGTTGTAGATAGATGGGGGGAACGTTACGTACGGCATACTCCCCGTAGATACCTTGCTGGGCCTGCTGAAGCACCTCTGTGTTGATATCGGTACCTATTATTTCGAAGCGCATATAGGGGTAACGGGGCTGAATGCGATCCCGTAGAAAAAGCGCCAGCGTGTAGGGCTCTTCTCCGCTGGAACAGCCGGCGCTCCAGATACGCACCAGCCGCTTGGTGCGCCGCCACTCTGGGAGAATGTGTTGCTCCAGCACTTCCAGATGGGCTGGTGCTCGGAAAAAGTAGGTCTCGTTGATGGTAATAGCGTTAATCAAGTGCCGCAATTCGTCACGCGCGTGTCCGTTCTGAAGGAATTGCAGGTAGGCCCGGCCATCTGGTAAGCCCAGCTCATTCAAGCGGCGTCCCACCCGACTTTCCAGCAGGTAGCGCTTGTTATCCTGAAAATAAATGCCCGTTTTTTCGTAAATCAGCTGACGTAGCTGCTGAAAGTCGGTATCTGAAAGGACGGCCGTGTGTTGAGGACTTTGAGGTAGGCGTGCCAGCAGACTCATGGCATTGCGGGGTTGTCAGGGCTGGTAGGCAGAACTACGGCGGGCTGTACAGAGCGCATCGTCGGTGTAGTGGCGAATGGCCGGGTCGGGATCTTGAAGGCCCTGCTGAACAAGGCCAAGGAAAGCGGGGTGCTGTAGCTGGAGTCCGAGTGTGATGGCAGCCATTTTGGTTTCGGCGTCCAGGCTTTCGAAATGGGCCTGTAGAAACTGAGCGGCCTGTGGTAGCTGCAGGTCGCCTAAGCAGCCATGGGTCAGCAGGGCAATGGCAAAGCCCGCGGCTGTGTCGAGCGGCATGCGTCCCGTCTCGGCACAGCGAGCCACGCAGGCAAAGGCTTCAGGGTGTGTCGAGATGGTCTCAAACAATGCCAGATCCAGCTCGTCATGTTGTCCTGCGTGCTCCAGCATGGCTTCCATGGTGGGCACATCGAGCAGGTGACGTAGGCCACGGACGGCCGCCTTTTTGAAGTTCAGATCAGGTTCCTGAAGCATTGCCAGCAGATAGGGCCGCAACTTTTCTGGGAGCGGAGGAAGCGGTTCAGAAGCCGCCTCGTAGGCCTCAATCAGATTGTATAAGATCAGTGGGCGCACTTCCGGCGTGGCCTGTTCCAGTTGTTGCAGCAACAGATGGAGTACCTTTGGAAGTGGATAGCGTGAGAGAGCTTCGGCCGCAGCATACTGCACAACAGGATCGGGGTCGTTGAGTGCGGCTTCGATGAGGGACAGGCTTTGCATATCTCGAAACGTTCCCAGGGCTGCCAGGATATGCGGCCGTTCGGCTGGATAGAACTGGTACCGTTCCCGAAGCACCGGAGCATATTTTTGGGCTCCCAGAGCGGCCAGCGCGTCGATAGCAGCCAGCCGCACGTTGGGGTCCGGATCGTCCAGGTGGGCCGCAATATGATCGACCACGTCGGTGGCTGGAAGCTGAGCCAACACGTCGATCGCAAATTTTCGCGCATCAGCGCTGTCAGCGTCCACGTAGGGCAGGAGCGCTGGCACGGCCGGTCGACCGATGCGGACAAGTACTTCCCCGGCCAGATTGCGCACAGGCAGCTCGTTATGCTGGATCAACGGGGCAATTGCGCGCGCGGCTGCTTCGGTGCCAATCGCAACCAGATGCTCGGCCGCTGCTTCTCGGATGCCTGGATCAGGATCCTGAAGGCAATGGGCAGCGACCGGAATGGTCTCTTCCTCCGAATGGCGGGCTAAGAATTCGGTCAGCGTATCCAGCCGGACGGCCGGATCTGGATGCTGCAGCCCTTCAGGCAAAACTGGCGACCTCATGCTTGGTGGCGAGGAATAAATTCACGTCGTTTACGACTCAGCGGCTTCTTGGAGCGGTTGCAGCCGATGCTTTTCTTCTTCGGATAGAATGCGCTCTAAGTCCAGCAGGATGAGCAAGCGATCTTCCAGCTTGGCCACCCCTGTGATGTAGTGGGCGTCGATGCCGATGGCCAGTTCCGGGGGCGGCTCAATGACACTCGCATCCACGCGTAACACTTCTCGTACGGCGTCGACCATGAAGCCGACGATCTTGTCGCCCAGTTCGACGACAATGATGCGTGAGTTTTTATCCCGTTCGCGCTGAGGTAGGTTGAAACGTTTGCGTAGATCGACAACGGGCACGATTCGCCCGCGGAGGTTGATAACCCCCTCAACGAATGCAGGGGCATTGGGCACACGTGTGATGTCAACCGGGCGAATAATTTCCTGCACGTTCAGGATGTCGACGCCGAACTCTTCCTTCTCAATCAGAAAGCTGACCAGTTGGAGCAGCTGGGTGCTGGTAGCGGTCTGTTGCTGCATGGCATACGATAGGGTTAGCTCTGAGCACGATAACCTTTCGGCTACCAT
It contains:
- a CDS encoding response regulator, coding for MAKTVLVVDDSSTARKFITFALRAQGLTVLTACDGLEALEKIAQVPVDLVITDLNMPKLDGIGLVQALRSDPEYAHIPILVLSSLEDAELVSQSQQLGVQAYLTKPFDPQRLQYEVSKFIS
- a CDS encoding protein-glutamate O-methyltransferase CheR — translated: MSLLARLPQSPQHTAVLSDTDFQQLRQLIYEKTGIYFQDNKRYLLESRVGRRLNELGLPDGRAYLQFLQNGHARDELRHLINAITINETYFFRAPAHLEVLEQHILPEWRRTKRLVRIWSAGCSSGEEPYTLALFLRDRIQPRYPYMRFEIIGTDINTEVLQQAQQGIYGEYAVRNVPPIYLQRYFIRRGNRYQLREEIRKMVRFQVLNLADTAAMNAMRHFDLIICANVLIYFDDNMKRRVVQCFYRSLVPGGYLFIGFSETLYGISQAFQPVRFGKTIVYRKEGEAAESNTQRHG
- a CDS encoding HEAT repeat domain-containing protein — translated: MRSPVLPEGLQHPDPAVRLDTLTEFLARHSEEETIPVAAHCLQDPDPGIREAAAEHLVAIGTEAAARAIAPLIQHNELPVRNLAGEVLVRIGRPAVPALLPYVDADSADARKFAIDVLAQLPATDVVDHIAAHLDDPDPNVRLAAIDALAALGAQKYAPVLRERYQFYPAERPHILAALGTFRDMQSLSLIEAALNDPDPVVQYAAAEALSRYPLPKVLHLLLQQLEQATPEVRPLILYNLIEAYEAASEPLPPLPEKLRPYLLAMLQEPDLNFKKAAVRGLRHLLDVPTMEAMLEHAGQHDELDLALFETISTHPEAFACVARCAETGRMPLDTAAGFAIALLTHGCLGDLQLPQAAQFLQAHFESLDAETKMAAITLGLQLQHPAFLGLVQQGLQDPDPAIRHYTDDALCTARRSSAYQP
- a CDS encoding chemotaxis protein CheW, which encodes MQQQTATSTQLLQLVSFLIEKEEFGVDILNVQEIIRPVDITRVPNAPAFVEGVINLRGRIVPVVDLRKRFNLPQRERDKNSRIIVVELGDKIVGFMVDAVREVLRVDASVIEPPPELAIGIDAHYITGVAKLEDRLLILLDLERILSEEEKHRLQPLQEAAES